A single window of Bradyrhizobium daqingense DNA harbors:
- a CDS encoding peroxidase-related enzyme (This protein belongs to a clade of uncharacterized proteins related to peroxidases such as the alkylhydroperoxidase AhpD.): protein MTETRAVSRFPVPDLADMPDDIRSRILAVQEKSGFIPNVFLVLAHRPDEFRAFFAYHDALMDKPGNLTKAEREMIVVATSNLNQCQYCVVAHGAILRIRAKDPLIADQVAINYRKADITDRQKAMLDFAVRVSMEAYKTSESDFASLKDHGFTEEDIWDIAAISAFFGMSNRLANVTSMRPNAEFYSMGRG, encoded by the coding sequence ATGACCGAAACACGCGCCGTCAGCCGCTTCCCTGTCCCCGATCTCGCCGATATGCCCGACGACATCCGCAGCCGCATCCTGGCCGTGCAGGAGAAGTCCGGCTTCATTCCGAACGTCTTTCTCGTGCTCGCCCACCGGCCGGACGAGTTTCGCGCATTCTTCGCCTATCACGACGCGCTGATGGACAAGCCCGGCAATCTGACCAAGGCCGAGCGCGAGATGATCGTGGTTGCGACCAGCAACCTCAATCAGTGCCAATATTGCGTGGTGGCGCATGGCGCGATCCTGCGGATCCGCGCCAAGGATCCGTTGATTGCCGATCAGGTCGCCATCAACTACCGCAAGGCCGACATCACCGATCGTCAGAAGGCCATGCTGGATTTCGCCGTTCGGGTCTCGATGGAAGCGTACAAGACGTCCGAGAGCGACTTTGCGTCGCTGAAGGACCATGGCTTCACCGAGGAGGACATCTGGGACATCGCCGCGATCTCGGCCTTTTTCGGCATGTCGAACCGGCTTGCGAACGTGACGAGCATGCGTCCGAATGCCGAGTTCTATTCCATGGGCCGTGGCTGA
- a CDS encoding TetR/AcrR family transcriptional regulator, whose protein sequence is MRKLDPIKHEQKRQEILAAAMRCFLRSGLSGASTAQICAEASISPGHLYHYFESKDAIIAAMADARLEGASERVKQEVHGGGSVISALQSEFEQPASAAQSALFFEMLAESRRNPAMGKILHGRSRSMRNLIAEVIRHGQARGEIQPALHPETAAMAILGLMDARKAVSLHDPKQDAKKVTALFKLFINGLLCSDGKTAKPSRPRTPAQRSRSA, encoded by the coding sequence ATGCGCAAACTCGACCCGATCAAGCACGAACAAAAGCGGCAAGAGATCCTGGCTGCCGCGATGCGCTGCTTTCTCCGAAGCGGACTGAGCGGCGCCTCGACGGCTCAAATCTGCGCTGAAGCGAGCATCAGTCCCGGTCACCTCTATCATTATTTCGAAAGCAAGGACGCGATCATCGCCGCGATGGCCGACGCCCGGCTCGAGGGCGCTTCCGAGCGAGTCAAGCAGGAGGTCCATGGCGGCGGCTCGGTCATCTCCGCGCTGCAGTCGGAATTCGAACAGCCTGCAAGTGCCGCCCAGTCTGCGCTTTTCTTCGAAATGCTCGCCGAGAGCCGACGCAATCCCGCGATGGGGAAGATCTTGCACGGCCGCAGTCGGAGCATGCGCAACCTCATCGCCGAAGTGATCCGCCACGGACAAGCGCGGGGGGAGATCCAGCCGGCATTGCACCCCGAGACTGCAGCTATGGCTATTCTCGGTCTGATGGATGCGAGAAAGGCGGTATCGCTGCACGATCCGAAACAGGACGCCAAGAAGGTCACGGCTCTCTTCAAGCTGTTCATCAATGGGCTCCTTTGCTCGGACGGAAAGACAGCAAAGCCCTCGCGGCCACGGACGCCTGCGCAACGATCGCGCTCCGCCTGA
- a CDS encoding H-NS family nucleoid-associated regulatory protein, producing MDNDNWTSASTAELWRLYDEVTAVLSRRMTAEKVKLEERLRRLEGTADGHGARERRPYPPVLPKYRNPKNPSETWSGRGKQPRWLKAQLRAGKKLNDLLINRPSGQKRRRTV from the coding sequence ATGGACAACGACAACTGGACGTCCGCCAGTACGGCGGAGCTTTGGCGGCTGTACGACGAGGTGACTGCGGTTCTTAGCCGCAGGATGACCGCAGAAAAAGTCAAGCTCGAAGAGCGACTTCGCAGGCTGGAGGGCACTGCCGATGGCCACGGGGCACGGGAACGCCGCCCCTACCCCCCGGTGCTGCCAAAGTATCGGAATCCCAAGAATCCATCCGAAACCTGGTCGGGTCGCGGCAAACAGCCCCGATGGCTGAAAGCGCAACTTCGCGCCGGCAAGAAGCTGAATGACCTCCTGATCAACCGCCCATCTGGACAAAAGCGCCGCCGAACCGTTTGA
- a CDS encoding LuxR C-terminal-related transcriptional regulator, protein MRRIRIVIADRHPIVLQGVSSLLSMQSDLAVVASCGDAASCTQSIRLLVPDIALIDATMSDIRLPDLLALANAEGQGTQVVLFADAADVRELQSLAMGGSCLVLGKDAKLETLVATLRKVAQSQRLASRSASPGELGDEPQAGEEKSLTQLTGRERQIMRLVSEGLSNKEIGRCLKITDGTIKVHLHHIFQKLDISNRTVLAALAISRNELRLEAREIDVSALPQRDPASAK, encoded by the coding sequence ATGCGCCGCATCAGAATTGTCATCGCGGATCGACACCCGATCGTCCTGCAGGGGGTCAGCAGCCTCCTTTCGATGCAGAGTGATCTTGCGGTCGTGGCCTCCTGCGGAGATGCAGCAAGCTGCACCCAGTCAATACGGCTTCTTGTGCCGGACATTGCGCTGATTGATGCTACAATGTCTGATATCAGGCTGCCGGACTTGCTTGCCCTCGCAAATGCCGAGGGCCAAGGTACTCAGGTGGTTCTCTTCGCAGATGCGGCAGACGTTCGCGAACTGCAAAGCTTGGCTATGGGCGGTTCCTGTCTCGTTCTCGGCAAGGACGCCAAGCTGGAGACGTTGGTCGCGACCCTGCGGAAGGTAGCCCAGAGCCAACGCTTGGCGTCACGTTCGGCCAGTCCCGGAGAGCTCGGCGACGAACCTCAGGCTGGTGAAGAGAAGTCACTGACGCAGCTTACCGGCCGGGAGCGGCAGATCATGCGGCTCGTATCCGAGGGATTATCGAACAAGGAAATCGGTCGTTGCCTGAAAATCACGGATGGTACGATCAAAGTGCATCTCCATCACATCTTTCAGAAGCTGGACATCAGCAACCGGACCGTTCTCGCGGCGCTGGCCATTTCACGGAACGAGCTGCGTCTGGAGGCTCGTGAAATCGACGTTTCCGCCCTACCACAGCGAGATCCCGCCAGCGCAAAATGA
- a CDS encoding phasin family protein — MNDANVKVGTHSDPVNDIANGAKPRFDLPIMNFQEVFRDFAEQGAAMAKKHIESMKATSEEISDVLREACSMNVKGVVDYGARVMEMSKDNTSSSLEFLSRLAETRSLLDVVHLSTAQSREAFEVASTQNRELWQLAQRVAIDTTDPIKAGFNRVLNRTVA; from the coding sequence GTGAATGATGCCAATGTGAAAGTCGGAACGCATTCCGATCCAGTGAATGATATTGCGAATGGAGCAAAGCCGAGGTTCGATTTACCGATCATGAATTTCCAGGAAGTCTTCCGCGATTTCGCCGAGCAGGGCGCCGCCATGGCCAAGAAACATATCGAGAGCATGAAGGCGACTTCCGAGGAGATCAGCGACGTTCTCCGCGAAGCCTGTTCCATGAACGTGAAGGGTGTTGTCGATTACGGCGCCAGGGTCATGGAGATGTCCAAGGACAACACGAGCTCCAGTCTGGAATTCTTGTCCCGGCTCGCTGAGACCAGGTCGCTGCTGGATGTCGTACATCTTTCGACGGCCCAAAGCCGCGAAGCCTTCGAGGTCGCCTCCACACAGAACCGGGAGCTTTGGCAGCTCGCGCAGCGGGTCGCCATCGACACGACCGATCCCATTAAGGCCGGCTTCAACCGGGTATTGAACAGGACCGTCGCATAA
- a CDS encoding transglutaminase-like cysteine peptidase yields the protein MQRTSGPAVAAAIAVMIGGIQWARAGLLTVPRTPPAPARIELGRPTLPPLTYTMFCLRYDAECRPQRSFRGGPIRLTETRWADLQEINRMVNQAIEPARNELGLAGEEWTINPDRGDCNDYAVSKRHELLRRGWPARVLLLSEVVMRSGEHHLVLLVRTRSGDFVLDNLTPRIKPWSRTPYRWVRVQSAGSDGLWVTVGREGV from the coding sequence ATGCAGCGAACCTCGGGGCCGGCCGTTGCGGCAGCCATTGCTGTTATGATCGGAGGCATTCAGTGGGCTCGTGCGGGATTGTTGACCGTGCCAAGAACGCCGCCGGCTCCTGCGCGCATTGAACTCGGACGCCCAACGCTTCCGCCTCTCACATATACGATGTTTTGCCTGCGGTATGACGCCGAATGTCGTCCGCAGCGCTCGTTCCGCGGCGGCCCGATCCGGTTGACCGAGACGCGATGGGCAGACCTGCAGGAGATCAATCGCATGGTCAATCAGGCGATAGAACCGGCTCGCAACGAGCTCGGTCTCGCCGGCGAAGAGTGGACCATCAACCCCGATCGTGGCGATTGCAACGATTACGCGGTGAGCAAGCGTCACGAGCTGCTCCGGCGCGGCTGGCCGGCGCGCGTCCTCCTATTGAGCGAAGTGGTCATGAGGTCCGGCGAGCATCATCTGGTGCTTCTGGTTCGGACTAGGAGCGGCGATTTCGTCCTCGACAATCTGACGCCACGGATCAAGCCGTGGTCGCGGACGCCCTATCGCTGGGTTCGCGTGCAAAGCGCAGGCAGTGACGGGCTGTGGGTCACCGTTGGACGCGAAGGGGTATGA
- the bamA gene encoding outer membrane protein assembly factor BamA: MSVLRALLVAVAMGGVSIASSIPVALLPQPAAAQSAETIVVEGNRRVDAETVRSYFRPAAGGRLDQPAIDEGLKTLIGTGLFQDVRINRGPGGQLIVSVVENPVIGRVAFEGNKKIKDEQLTSEVQSKARGTFSRAMVQSDTLRIAEIYRRSGRYDVRVTPEVIEQPNNRVDLIFTIEEGAKTGVKSIEFVGNNAFSSYRLRDVIKTRESNLLSFLASGDIYDPDRVEADRDLIRRFYLKNGFADVQVVAALTEYDPEKKGFNVTFKIEGGAQYRVGSVDFRSSIPNFDPSSLRAYSRVYAGSLYNVESVEKSVEEMQIEASRRGYAFAVVRPGGDRNFEAHTVSVVFNIDEGPRTYIERINLRGNTRTRDYVIRREFDISEGDAYNRALVDRAERRLKNLDYFKSVKITTEPGSSSDRVILIVDMEEKSTGDFSISGGYSTTDGALAEVSVSERNLLGKGLYAKASVSYGQYSWGISLSFVEPYLLDYRLALGFDTYWRQQLSNSYTSYGVTTLGFAPRLGFALREDLSLQLRYSLYQQSITLASAYNNCNNNASNTSLAFNPTPAYIKNVLGGVDPTNATDSGVYGYGCYGDGESSLPVRKELANGATWTSALGYTLNYNTLDNTKNPTDGLLIDFRQDSAGGGGDVTYLKTAIDTKYYTSLVSDIVSVIHLQGGILNKLGDQDLRMLDHFQMGPNLVRGFASNGIGPRDITHWSLGASGDALGGTKYWGASMELQMPFWFLPKEVGLKGAVYADAGSLWGYQGPTSWAATGEVNTAACPTCGLQYDDGNLVRSSVGVGLIWASPFGPLRFDYAVPITKGKYDIVQEFRFGGGTSF, translated from the coding sequence ATGTCGGTGTTGCGGGCCTTGCTGGTCGCCGTGGCGATGGGCGGTGTATCGATCGCGAGTTCAATTCCCGTCGCGCTGTTGCCGCAGCCGGCGGCCGCGCAAAGCGCCGAGACGATCGTGGTCGAAGGTAATCGCCGCGTCGACGCGGAGACCGTCCGCTCCTATTTCCGCCCCGCCGCCGGCGGACGCCTCGATCAACCCGCCATCGACGAAGGCCTCAAGACGCTGATCGGGACCGGCCTGTTCCAGGACGTGAGGATCAACCGCGGCCCCGGCGGCCAGCTCATCGTCTCCGTGGTGGAAAATCCGGTGATCGGACGCGTCGCCTTCGAGGGCAACAAGAAGATCAAGGACGAGCAGCTCACGTCTGAAGTCCAGTCCAAGGCGCGCGGCACCTTCTCCCGCGCCATGGTGCAGTCCGACACGCTGCGAATCGCCGAAATCTATCGCCGGTCCGGCCGCTATGACGTGCGCGTCACGCCTGAGGTCATCGAGCAGCCGAACAACCGCGTCGACCTGATCTTCACGATCGAGGAGGGCGCCAAGACCGGCGTCAAGTCGATCGAGTTCGTCGGCAACAATGCGTTCTCGTCCTATCGCCTGCGCGACGTTATCAAGACGCGCGAATCGAACCTCCTGAGCTTCCTCGCCAGCGGCGACATCTACGACCCCGATCGGGTCGAGGCCGACCGCGACCTGATCCGCCGCTTCTATCTCAAGAACGGCTTTGCCGACGTCCAGGTGGTGGCCGCGCTCACCGAATACGATCCCGAGAAGAAGGGCTTCAACGTCACCTTCAAGATCGAGGGAGGCGCGCAATACCGCGTCGGTTCGGTCGACTTCCGCTCCAGCATTCCGAATTTCGATCCCTCGTCGCTGCGGGCCTATTCGCGCGTCTATGCCGGTTCGCTCTACAACGTCGAATCGGTCGAGAAGTCGGTCGAAGAAATGCAGATCGAGGCGTCGCGCCGCGGTTATGCCTTCGCCGTGGTCCGCCCGGGCGGCGACCGCAATTTCGAGGCGCACACCGTCTCCGTCGTGTTCAACATCGACGAGGGCCCGCGCACCTATATCGAGCGTATCAACCTGCGCGGCAACACCCGCACACGCGACTACGTGATCCGCCGCGAGTTCGACATCTCCGAGGGCGACGCCTACAACCGCGCGCTGGTCGACCGTGCCGAACGGCGCCTGAAGAACCTCGATTACTTCAAGAGTGTGAAGATCACGACCGAGCCCGGCTCGTCGAGCGATCGCGTCATCCTGATCGTCGACATGGAAGAGAAATCGACCGGCGATTTCTCGATCTCGGGCGGCTACTCCACGACCGACGGCGCGCTGGCCGAAGTCTCGGTCTCCGAACGCAACCTGCTCGGCAAGGGCCTCTACGCCAAGGCGTCGGTCAGCTACGGCCAGTACTCGTGGGGCATATCTCTGTCCTTCGTCGAGCCTTATTTGCTCGACTATCGGCTGGCGCTCGGATTCGATACCTACTGGCGCCAGCAATTGTCGAACAGCTATACGAGCTATGGCGTGACGACGCTGGGCTTCGCTCCGCGCCTGGGCTTTGCGCTGCGCGAGGACCTCTCGCTCCAGCTGCGCTATTCGCTCTATCAGCAGAGCATCACGCTCGCCAGCGCGTACAACAATTGCAACAACAACGCCTCGAACACGTCGCTGGCCTTCAATCCGACGCCGGCCTACATCAAGAACGTGCTGGGCGGCGTCGATCCGACCAACGCCACGGACTCCGGCGTTTACGGCTACGGTTGTTACGGCGACGGCGAATCGAGCCTGCCGGTCCGCAAAGAGCTGGCCAACGGCGCGACCTGGACGTCGGCGCTCGGCTATACCTTGAACTACAACACGCTGGACAACACCAAGAACCCGACCGACGGGTTGCTGATCGATTTCCGACAGGATTCCGCAGGGGGTGGCGGCGATGTGACCTATCTGAAGACCGCGATCGACACGAAGTACTACACGTCGCTCGTGTCCGACATCGTCAGCGTGATCCACCTCCAGGGCGGCATCCTCAACAAGCTTGGCGATCAGGATCTGCGGATGCTCGACCATTTCCAGATGGGACCGAACCTCGTGCGCGGATTCGCTTCGAACGGCATCGGCCCGCGCGACATCACCCATTGGAGCCTGGGTGCGAGCGGCGATGCGCTCGGCGGCACGAAATACTGGGGCGCGTCGATGGAATTGCAGATGCCGTTCTGGTTCCTGCCCAAGGAGGTCGGCCTGAAAGGTGCGGTCTATGCCGATGCCGGCTCCCTTTGGGGCTATCAGGGGCCGACGTCGTGGGCGGCCACCGGCGAGGTCAACACGGCGGCCTGTCCGACCTGCGGACTGCAATATGACGACGGCAATTTGGTGCGATCGTCGGTCGGCGTCGGCCTGATCTGGGCCTCGCCGTTTGGGCCGCTACGCTTCGACTATGCCGTGCCGATCACCAAAGGCAAATACGACATCGTCCAGGAGTTCAGGTTTGGCGGCGGCACCTCGTTCTAG
- the zigA gene encoding zinc metallochaperone GTPase ZigA translates to MHKLPVTVLSGFLGAGKTTLLNHVLNNRKGLKVAVIVNDMSEVNIDADLVRDGGANLSRTDEKLVEMTNGCICCTLRDDLLKEVRALAEQGRFDYLLIESTGIAEPLPVAATFDFRSEDGESLSDVARLDTMVTVVDAVNLLGDYSSTEFLEQRGEALENDKRTLVDLLVEQIEFADVIVLNKVDDASPGQREAARKIIRALNPEADLIEANHGRVAFDRILDTGRFDFEKAQAHPLWYKELYGFADHVPETDEYGVRNFVYRARRPFDPGKFDRFIKEPWPGVIRAKGHFWLATRPQWLGEISQAGSIIRTEALGFWWASVPAERWPDDPLWRKKLRQNWSDIYGDRRQEIVFIGAGMDEDSIRARLDACLVTGKPAMDIAEWARLADPFPVWRRADEAA, encoded by the coding sequence ATGCACAAACTCCCCGTCACCGTCTTGTCCGGCTTCCTCGGGGCTGGAAAGACCACTTTGCTGAACCACGTCCTGAACAACCGGAAGGGCCTGAAGGTCGCGGTGATCGTCAACGACATGAGCGAGGTGAACATCGATGCGGATCTGGTTCGCGATGGCGGTGCGAATCTCTCCCGGACCGATGAGAAGCTCGTCGAGATGACGAACGGCTGCATCTGCTGCACGCTGCGCGACGATCTCTTGAAGGAAGTCCGCGCCCTCGCCGAACAAGGTCGCTTCGACTATCTGCTGATCGAATCGACAGGCATCGCCGAGCCGCTGCCGGTCGCAGCGACGTTCGATTTTCGCTCCGAAGACGGCGAAAGCCTGTCCGACGTGGCGCGTCTCGACACCATGGTGACGGTGGTCGACGCCGTGAACCTGCTCGGGGATTATTCGTCGACGGAGTTCCTGGAGCAGCGCGGCGAAGCGCTGGAGAACGACAAGCGCACACTGGTCGATCTCCTGGTCGAGCAGATCGAATTCGCCGATGTGATCGTCCTGAACAAGGTCGATGACGCCTCGCCCGGGCAGCGCGAGGCGGCGCGAAAGATCATTCGCGCCCTCAATCCGGAAGCGGACCTGATCGAAGCCAATCACGGCCGGGTCGCGTTCGACCGCATTCTCGACACCGGCCGGTTCGACTTCGAAAAGGCGCAAGCGCATCCGCTCTGGTACAAGGAGCTCTACGGCTTCGCCGATCACGTGCCGGAAACGGACGAGTACGGCGTGAGGAACTTCGTCTATCGCGCGCGCCGGCCGTTCGACCCTGGCAAATTCGACAGATTCATCAAGGAGCCCTGGCCTGGCGTCATTCGCGCCAAGGGGCATTTCTGGCTCGCGACCCGTCCGCAATGGCTGGGTGAAATCAGCCAGGCGGGTTCGATCATTCGCACAGAGGCCCTCGGCTTCTGGTGGGCCAGCGTGCCGGCCGAACGATGGCCGGACGATCCCTTATGGCGAAAGAAGCTTCGACAGAACTGGAGCGACATCTACGGCGATCGCCGCCAGGAAATCGTGTTCATCGGCGCCGGCATGGATGAAGACTCGATCCGCGCCCGCCTGGACGCGTGTCTCGTCACCGGAAAGCCTGCGATGGACATCGCGGAATGGGCACGGCTCGCAGACCCGTTTCCGGTTTGGCGGCGCGCGGATGAAGCAGCCTAG
- a CDS encoding TetR/AcrR family transcriptional regulator, protein MKAISPSAEQRRRGRPPRDQTRPDAPRARLIRAGVAILTEKGFSAVGVEEILDAAEVPKGSFYHYFDSKEAFGLELIDAYAGYFARKLDRWFDDTGRAPLDRIGDFIADARSGMARYRYRRGCLVGNLGQEMGVLPEPFRKRLAAVFRDWEARTSRCLRSAQEAGEISNHLDCDSLAQFFWTGWEGAVLRAKLERRPDALDVFAAGFLAMIRTRGDGQ, encoded by the coding sequence GTGAAAGCGATTTCGCCATCAGCCGAACAGCGTCGCCGTGGCCGTCCGCCCAGGGACCAGACACGGCCCGACGCGCCGCGCGCTCGGCTCATACGCGCCGGCGTCGCGATCCTGACCGAGAAGGGTTTTAGCGCCGTCGGGGTCGAGGAGATTCTGGACGCGGCAGAGGTGCCGAAAGGCTCATTCTACCATTACTTCGACAGCAAGGAGGCTTTCGGCCTCGAGCTGATCGACGCCTATGCCGGCTATTTCGCGCGCAAGCTGGACCGCTGGTTCGACGACACCGGACGTGCGCCGCTCGACCGTATCGGCGATTTCATCGCGGATGCTCGCTCGGGAATGGCGAGATACCGCTACCGGCGCGGCTGCCTCGTCGGCAATCTCGGACAGGAGATGGGCGTTCTGCCGGAGCCGTTCCGCAAGCGCCTCGCCGCCGTGTTCCGGGATTGGGAAGCGCGAACATCACGTTGCCTGCGGTCGGCGCAAGAGGCGGGCGAGATATCGAACCATCTCGACTGCGACAGTCTCGCGCAATTCTTCTGGACCGGCTGGGAGGGCGCGGTGCTGCGTGCCAAGCTGGAACGGCGCCCCGACGCGCTCGACGTCTTCGCTGCGGGCTTTCTTGCGATGATCCGGACGCGAGGTGACGGACAATGA
- a CDS encoding methionyl-tRNA formyltransferase: MTEPLQPDVVLLADGPTGFAALRSLAARCRVVQIFRKPDQPEVRALSAFAEARGIPVTELLELNQLQKVIEDLRPAAVVISSFDRIIPPRILASCRFVNVHYSLLPRYRGRANVNWAIINGETTAGISIHLVVPELDGGNLLFQKAISIGANDTVTSLYDRLNAIQEDELGGVVVRAITGYQGTAQDADHASYGCTRVPDDGEIDWRQPTDTIDRLIRGLTPPFPGAFTHLAGQRLIITHASPQLDARGYVGRVPGRIVGRSSSEGWVDVLTGDGVLRMFSVLLPDAEQPCAAASVIGSTRATLGLSRIDLLRRIVALEDRLASLERLNSAHR; the protein is encoded by the coding sequence ATGACGGAACCCCTGCAGCCCGATGTCGTGCTCCTCGCGGACGGGCCGACGGGCTTCGCGGCGCTTCGCTCCTTGGCGGCGCGGTGCCGTGTGGTCCAGATCTTCCGAAAGCCGGACCAACCTGAGGTCCGCGCGTTGAGCGCATTCGCAGAAGCACGAGGCATCCCGGTTACGGAGTTGCTGGAGTTGAACCAGCTCCAGAAAGTGATCGAGGACCTGCGCCCGGCGGCAGTTGTGATCTCCTCGTTCGATCGAATCATTCCCCCGCGCATTCTTGCATCGTGTCGCTTCGTCAACGTGCACTATTCCCTTCTGCCGCGTTATCGCGGCCGCGCCAACGTCAATTGGGCAATCATCAACGGCGAGACCACCGCCGGCATCAGCATTCACCTCGTCGTCCCGGAGCTTGATGGCGGCAATCTGCTGTTTCAGAAGGCCATCTCGATCGGTGCGAACGACACCGTCACCTCTCTCTACGATCGCCTCAACGCGATCCAGGAAGATGAACTCGGCGGGGTCGTCGTTCGAGCGATCACCGGCTATCAGGGCACAGCTCAAGATGCCGATCACGCCTCCTATGGCTGCACCCGTGTTCCGGACGATGGAGAGATAGACTGGCGGCAACCAACCGACACCATCGATCGGCTGATCCGCGGCTTGACGCCGCCATTTCCTGGTGCCTTCACCCACCTTGCCGGGCAGCGTCTCATCATCACTCACGCCTCCCCCCAGCTTGATGCTCGCGGCTATGTCGGCCGCGTGCCGGGCCGGATCGTTGGGCGATCATCTTCCGAAGGCTGGGTCGATGTGCTGACCGGCGACGGCGTATTGCGTATGTTCAGCGTCCTGCTTCCCGACGCCGAGCAGCCGTGTGCTGCCGCTTCCGTCATCGGATCGACGCGAGCTACCCTGGGGCTGTCGCGCATCGATCTTCTCCGCCGGATCGTCGCGCTTGAAGATCGGCTGGCTTCGCTCGAGCGGCTGAATAGCGCTCACAGGTAA
- a CDS encoding Crp/Fnr family transcriptional regulator, which translates to MMDHGSRVGNRLLAALPPADFALLEPHLRKVVLARDAILVRSGDRIEHLLFPCSGAIAFIVDLPNGQTVATAVIGHEGAIGLSSALGVSRSPVTAVVRVPGAVLQMPAAKFLTALRRSPAITSMVQIFTRSLLTQLQYVAACNALHSVEARMARWLLHIHDRADGSNLIPLTQETISELLGVRRTTVTHVVSALRASRGLKSNRRGQLEIDRPRLEAVACECYKLMSRKIDRIVSQGAAEVLHATMARDACQLPG; encoded by the coding sequence ATGATGGACCACGGGAGTAGGGTTGGAAATCGGTTGTTAGCAGCGTTGCCGCCGGCGGATTTTGCTTTGCTCGAACCTCATTTGCGGAAAGTCGTGCTCGCGCGCGATGCCATATTGGTTCGATCGGGCGATCGGATCGAACACCTTCTTTTCCCCTGTAGTGGCGCGATCGCCTTCATCGTGGACTTGCCCAATGGGCAGACGGTCGCCACGGCGGTGATCGGCCATGAGGGTGCCATCGGTCTGTCGTCTGCGCTTGGCGTATCTCGCTCACCCGTGACAGCGGTCGTCCGCGTCCCAGGGGCAGTGCTGCAGATGCCGGCAGCGAAATTTCTGACGGCTCTGCGTCGCAGCCCCGCGATCACATCCATGGTGCAGATTTTCACGCGATCGCTGTTGACGCAATTGCAGTATGTTGCGGCCTGCAATGCCCTGCACTCCGTCGAAGCCCGGATGGCGCGCTGGCTGCTTCACATTCACGACCGGGCAGATGGCAGCAATCTCATCCCGCTCACTCAGGAGACCATATCGGAGCTACTGGGCGTCCGCCGTACCACCGTCACGCACGTCGTGAGTGCGTTGCGGGCGTCAAGAGGCTTGAAATCGAATCGGCGGGGCCAGCTCGAGATTGACCGGCCGCGGCTCGAAGCCGTTGCGTGCGAGTGCTACAAGCTGATGAGCCGCAAGATCGATCGGATCGTGTCTCAGGGCGCAGCCGAGGTTCTTCACGCCACGATGGCGCGAGACGCTTGCCAGCTCCCCGGCTGA